One segment of Thermosipho atlanticus DSM 15807 DNA contains the following:
- the dnaN gene encoding DNA polymerase III subunit beta, with translation MLKFAINKQEFAKKISVAAQAVGSRTVDPILQCLLFKPENGAINIYSTDMQTFVVAKLPVSEFDGNDFFAVDAKLLEEIVKNIDEDEVIFEYNFGKLNIRSGKTSFNITTYSNPEKFPPLEFEKAGISFEIETSILSEMIDKVIFCASTESAMRALNGVYWEIKNKYLRLVASDGYRLALVEQMLNVEAEIDFIISLKSMKELQNMLSGTDEPVIKVTCDHKKMSVTAGDVTVITRVVEEVFPDYRRVLPKAFKTRISFNKDEFLEALKRNMIIAKRGNDKVKLEIGENVMVLTSQSPEYGEVREELNIEKEGEDLIINFNPRFLNEAVKNIDEEEIVFNFVDELSPMQVNSKDMEGYLYIVLPVRA, from the coding sequence ATGCTTAAATTTGCAATTAACAAGCAAGAATTTGCTAAAAAGATTTCTGTTGCTGCACAAGCGGTAGGTTCAAGAACAGTGGACCCAATTCTTCAATGTTTACTTTTTAAACCTGAAAATGGTGCTATAAATATTTATTCGACAGATATGCAAACTTTTGTGGTAGCGAAGCTTCCCGTTAGCGAATTTGATGGTAATGATTTTTTTGCTGTGGATGCCAAGCTTTTAGAAGAAATTGTAAAAAATATTGATGAAGATGAAGTGATTTTCGAATATAATTTTGGAAAACTTAACATACGGAGTGGGAAAACTTCATTTAATATTACCACTTATTCAAATCCAGAAAAGTTTCCTCCTTTAGAATTTGAAAAAGCTGGTATAAGTTTTGAGATTGAAACTTCAATTTTGTCAGAAATGATAGATAAAGTTATCTTTTGTGCTTCAACAGAGAGTGCAATGAGAGCTTTAAATGGAGTGTATTGGGAAATTAAGAATAAATATTTGAGACTTGTGGCTAGTGATGGTTATAGATTGGCTTTAGTAGAACAGATGTTAAATGTTGAAGCTGAAATTGATTTTATAATCTCACTAAAGAGTATGAAAGAATTACAAAATATGCTATCAGGAACTGATGAACCAGTGATTAAAGTTACTTGCGATCACAAAAAAATGTCGGTTACAGCTGGAGATGTTACTGTAATTACTAGAGTTGTAGAAGAAGTTTTCCCGGATTACAGACGAGTTTTACCCAAAGCTTTTAAAACAAGAATTTCATTTAATAAGGATGAATTTTTAGAAGCACTGAAAAGAAATATGATAATTGCTAAAAGAGGTAACGACAAAGTAAAGTTAGAAATAGGAGAAAATGTTATGGTTTTAACTAGTCAAAGTCCAGAATACGGAGAAGTTAGAGAAGAATTAAATATAGAAAAAGAAGGAGAAGATTTAATAATTAACTTTAATCCTAGATTCTTAAATGAGGCTGTAAAAAACATAGATGAAGAAGAAATTGTTTTTAATTTTGTAGATGAATTAAGCCCTATGCAAGTAAATTCAAAAGATATGGAGGGCTATTTATATATTGTTCTTCCTGTTAGAGCATAA
- a CDS encoding ABC transporter ATP-binding protein, with the protein MIEVKNLGKKFKNFWALKNLNFKLEDGEVLGVVGKNGCGKTTLLKLIAGILKPSSGKVITNLKVISYIPEKPILIPELSLEDNLKYFASLRKISKERIYEEIKYFELQVHMKKKTQELSKGLQQRLSMIIALLPDPDIILMDEPTSGLDAESKKLIVNRIRKLRESNKTVLYVTHDDEEIEKVCNKVLILDEGELMFFGSVEDFWKKYERYIYVILEGNNEPLLVKIEELKNLRNVMHVRSVGIREFLSGGVNLEINGKANFIKTHGD; encoded by the coding sequence TTGATCGAAGTAAAAAATTTAGGGAAGAAATTTAAAAATTTTTGGGCTTTAAAAAATCTAAATTTTAAATTGGAAGATGGTGAAGTTTTAGGAGTTGTAGGAAAAAATGGATGTGGCAAAACGACATTATTAAAATTAATTGCAGGAATATTAAAACCAAGTTCTGGTAAGGTAATAACTAACTTAAAGGTAATATCTTATATTCCCGAAAAACCAATTTTAATTCCCGAATTGTCTTTGGAAGATAATCTAAAGTATTTTGCAAGCCTTAGAAAAATTTCTAAAGAAAGAATATACGAAGAAATTAAGTATTTCGAGTTGCAAGTTCATATGAAAAAGAAAACACAGGAACTTTCGAAAGGATTACAACAAAGATTATCAATGATAATAGCTTTATTACCTGATCCTGATATTATCTTAATGGACGAACCCACGAGTGGTTTGGATGCGGAATCAAAGAAACTAATTGTTAATAGAATAAGAAAATTAAGAGAATCGAATAAGACTGTTTTGTATGTAACACACGATGATGAGGAAATAGAAAAAGTGTGTAATAAAGTATTAATTTTAGATGAAGGCGAATTAATGTTTTTTGGTTCGGTGGAGGACTTTTGGAAAAAATATGAGAGATATATTTATGTGATTTTGGAAGGTAACAATGAACCGCTGCTTGTAAAAATAGAGGAATTAAAAAATTTGAGGAATGTAATGCATGTGAGAAGTGTAGGAATAAGAGAGTTCCTTTCTGGAGGTGTAAATCTTGAAATTAATGGGAAAGCTAATTTTATTAAGACCCATGGAGATTGA
- a CDS encoding GNAT family N-acetyltransferase yields MGKLILLRPMEIEDAEKFVELINDEELRQYLSLVLPINKYAEENWIKNNTNKLDVVNFSIETLDGVLIGGTGLKDIDWINRSAEFGIGIFDKRYWNKGMGTEATRLMLKYSFEYLNLNRIYLRAYEFNKRAIRVYEKCGFLIEGKERQARYIKGKYWDVIRMSILADDYWRNFESQV; encoded by the coding sequence ATGGGAAAGCTAATTTTATTAAGACCCATGGAGATTGAGGATGCCGAAAAATTTGTGGAATTAATTAATGATGAAGAACTGAGACAATATTTATCTTTGGTTTTGCCAATTAATAAATACGCAGAAGAAAATTGGATAAAGAATAATACAAACAAACTTGATGTTGTTAATTTCTCTATAGAGACATTAGATGGAGTATTAATAGGTGGAACTGGATTGAAAGACATTGATTGGATAAATAGATCTGCAGAGTTTGGTATTGGAATATTTGATAAAAGGTATTGGAATAAAGGTATGGGTACTGAAGCAACAAGATTAATGTTGAAATATTCGTTTGAATATTTAAATTTAAATAGAATATATTTGCGAGCCTATGAATTTAATAAAAGAGCAATAAGAGTTTATGAAAAATGTGGTTTTCTTATAGAGGGTAAAGAAAGACAAGCACGTTATATAAAAGGAAAATATTGGGATGTAATTAGAATGTCTATATTGGCGGATGATTATTGGAGAAATTTTGAATCGCAAGTTTAA
- the amrS gene encoding AmmeMemoRadiSam system radical SAM enzyme: MKKMATFFEEKGEGVICNLCPHKCFLKDGDLGICGVRFNEKGILYTKNYGDISSIAMDPIEKKPLYHFDPGAKILSVGTWGCNFKCKFCQNWEISQEKPAVKLVTPDQLVEIAISRGSKGIAYTYSEPVVWYEFVLDTARIAHKKGLYNVLVTNGYIEKEPLKLLLQNIDAMNIDLKGFNSEFYKKECLGDYKPVMDVIELAYKLGVHIEVTTLIIPGKNDKEEELIEEFKALSKISKDIPLHLSRYFPAYKYEIFPTSIEELKKLYFLAKEFLNFVYIGNIFESEYETTRCPECHTPVIVREGYDIKTFNLTKEGKCKICGKEIVKI, encoded by the coding sequence ATGAAAAAGATGGCTACTTTTTTCGAAGAAAAAGGCGAAGGAGTAATATGTAATTTATGTCCTCATAAATGTTTCTTGAAAGATGGGGACCTGGGTATATGTGGCGTGCGTTTTAATGAGAAAGGAATTTTATACACTAAAAATTATGGTGATATTTCTTCCATTGCTATGGACCCAATCGAAAAAAAACCATTGTATCATTTCGATCCTGGTGCTAAAATTCTTTCAGTTGGCACTTGGGGTTGTAATTTTAAATGTAAGTTTTGTCAAAATTGGGAAATTTCACAAGAAAAACCTGCAGTCAAATTGGTTACTCCTGATCAATTGGTTGAGATAGCAATCTCTAGAGGTTCAAAAGGAATTGCGTATACTTATAGTGAGCCTGTAGTTTGGTATGAGTTTGTTTTAGATACAGCAAGAATTGCACACAAAAAAGGCTTATATAATGTTCTAGTAACTAATGGTTATATAGAAAAGGAACCTTTAAAATTGTTATTACAAAATATTGACGCAATGAATATAGATTTAAAAGGATTTAATAGTGAATTTTACAAAAAAGAGTGCTTAGGAGATTACAAACCAGTTATGGATGTCATTGAACTTGCATATAAGCTGGGGGTCCATATAGAAGTAACTACTTTAATTATTCCTGGAAAAAATGACAAAGAAGAAGAACTTATTGAAGAATTTAAGGCATTGTCAAAAATAAGTAAGGATATTCCTTTACATTTATCAAGATATTTTCCCGCTTATAAGTATGAGATTTTTCCTACTTCAATTGAAGAGTTAAAGAAACTGTACTTCTTAGCTAAGGAATTTTTGAATTTCGTGTATATAGGAAATATTTTTGAGTCTGAATATGAAACGACACGATGTCCTGAATGTCATACTCCGGTGATAGTTAGAGAAGGGTATGATATAAAAACTTTCAATTTGACTAAGGAGGGTAAATGTAAAATATGCGGAAAAGAAATCGTCAAGATTTAA
- a CDS encoding FAD:protein FMN transferase — MRKRNRQDLNKFSRISLFSLLILLGIVVIVIFVAVFFRNPKMYSDFETFSLGTYVHLKISTKLNPDIIAREIFAELDRITNKFDPYKEGSVIHKLNHSKDWVEVDDETFALIELALRYAKITDGAFDPSLGRLIDLWGFSKYTEKVSENVEREVPSELDINEALKNSGFKKIQIDYNKKAIKTNGVWIDLGGLAKGYALERAYQIAKSADQECTGFIEAGGDIRILGPKFGKDYWIIGIRNPRGTDSIDYIYLRSGAVATSGDYERYFIKDGIRYHHLINPKTGYPADGAISATVISDDAISADAYSTAAFVLGVQNWLFVRTVFPKNNAEVFLVAPDQQIFKTDGFSFYEQIY, encoded by the coding sequence ATGCGGAAAAGAAATCGTCAAGATTTAAATAAATTTAGTAGAATTTCCCTTTTTTCGTTATTGATTTTATTAGGTATTGTTGTGATTGTGATTTTTGTTGCTGTGTTTTTTAGAAATCCCAAGATGTATAGTGACTTTGAGACATTTTCTTTGGGAACTTATGTTCACTTAAAAATATCTACTAAATTAAATCCTGATATAATAGCTAGGGAAATATTTGCTGAATTGGACAGAATTACAAATAAGTTTGACCCATATAAAGAAGGCTCTGTAATTCACAAATTAAATCATAGTAAGGATTGGGTTGAAGTTGATGACGAGACATTTGCTTTAATCGAATTAGCATTAAGATACGCAAAAATAACTGATGGAGCATTTGATCCAAGCTTGGGAAGATTAATTGATTTGTGGGGATTTTCGAAATATACTGAGAAAGTATCTGAGAATGTAGAAAGAGAAGTACCATCTGAATTAGATATAAATGAGGCGTTAAAAAATAGTGGATTTAAAAAGATTCAAATTGATTATAACAAGAAAGCAATTAAAACAAATGGTGTTTGGATTGATCTAGGTGGGCTTGCAAAAGGGTATGCACTGGAAAGAGCCTATCAAATTGCAAAGTCTGCTGATCAGGAATGTACAGGATTTATAGAAGCTGGTGGTGACATTAGAATTTTGGGACCTAAGTTTGGAAAAGATTATTGGATAATTGGTATTAGAAATCCTCGGGGAACAGATAGTATAGATTATATTTATTTAAGAAGTGGAGCAGTTGCTACAAGTGGCGATTATGAAAGATATTTCATTAAAGATGGTATAAGGTATCACCATTTAATTAATCCTAAAACGGGATATCCTGCAGATGGTGCAATTAGTGCAACAGTAATTTCTGATGATGCAATAAGTGCAGATGCTTATTCAACAGCTGCTTTTGTTTTAGGTGTTCAAAATTGGTTATTTGTTAGGACAGTGTTTCCAAAAAATAATGCAGAAGTGTTTTTAGTTGCTCCTGATCAACAAATATTCAAAACAGATGGTTTTTCATTTTATGAACAAATTTATTAA
- a CDS encoding YbaB/EbfC family nucleoid-associated protein: protein MKKLKSFGGKSLGGKTKQLEQLQKLQEEVQKKIQEVEANFSNVEVEVSVGGGAVRIVGSADRKVKDIEIDEDLFEDKEMLKDLLIAGFDELMEKIEQKREEELSKVTQEMLPFGI, encoded by the coding sequence ATGAAAAAATTAAAAAGTTTTGGTGGTAAAAGTCTTGGCGGAAAAACAAAGCAATTGGAACAACTCCAAAAGCTTCAGGAGGAAGTTCAAAAGAAAATACAAGAAGTAGAAGCTAACTTTTCCAATGTTGAAGTTGAGGTTAGTGTAGGTGGAGGAGCAGTAAGAATTGTTGGAAGTGCTGATAGAAAAGTAAAGGATATAGAAATTGATGAAGATTTGTTTGAAGATAAGGAAATGTTAAAAGATCTACTAATTGCTGGATTTGATGAGTTAATGGAGAAAATTGAACAAAAAAGAGAAGAGGAACTTTCAAAAGTTACACAAGAAATGTTACCATTTGGAATTTGA
- a CDS encoding rhomboid family intramembrane serine protease produces MKRESFYYLILVNVIILLLMQIMKYYFSDSTMVYILFGAQFGPLVSGGQWYRLITAMFVHGGFLHLLFNMYALYYLGRIVEGIYGTDKFLSFYFVSGLIGNIATQLFYYNSLSVGASGAIFGLVGVLFAAGFRKDTPYILKPLTGTVFLPMILINILFGFMPGTNINNAAHIGGFLTGMILGYLIPLRDYSLKSRKIWRNLRIIFVATIIISFVFLIINSITVFV; encoded by the coding sequence ATGAAAAGAGAAAGTTTTTACTATCTTATATTGGTTAATGTTATTATTCTGCTTTTAATGCAAATTATGAAATATTATTTTTCGGATAGTACTATGGTTTATATATTATTTGGTGCACAGTTTGGGCCATTAGTCTCGGGTGGGCAATGGTACAGACTTATAACTGCTATGTTTGTTCATGGAGGGTTTTTACATTTATTATTTAATATGTATGCTTTGTATTATTTGGGTAGAATTGTTGAAGGAATATATGGCACTGATAAATTCTTATCATTTTATTTTGTTAGTGGTTTAATTGGCAATATTGCAACTCAATTATTTTATTACAATTCACTTTCTGTTGGAGCAAGTGGAGCAATTTTTGGATTAGTAGGTGTACTTTTCGCTGCGGGATTCAGAAAAGATACCCCTTATATTTTGAAACCATTAACTGGAACAGTCTTTTTACCAATGATTTTAATAAATATACTTTTTGGTTTCATGCCCGGGACAAATATTAACAATGCTGCTCATATTGGAGGATTTCTAACTGGTATGATTTTAGGATACCTTATTCCTTTACGCGATTATTCTTTGAAATCTAGGAAGATTTGGCGCAATTTAAGAATAATTTTTGTGGCTACGATTATTATTTCCTTTGTGTTTCTGATAATTAATTCAATTACGGTTTTTGTTTAA
- the ackA gene encoding acetate kinase has product MIVLVVNSGSSSIKYQLLNMEDETVLCKGMAERIGIPGSRIIHKKAGEKFVIEKPMANHDDALKFVLETLKDEKYGVINDFKEIDAVGHRVVHGGEKFSGSVLIDDEVIKAIEEFSYLAPLHNPPNLMGIKAIMRLLPGVPNVGVFDTAFHAKMPKKAYLYAIPYKYYEKYKIRRYGFHGTSHRYVSRRTAEILGIDYNNSKIITVHLGNGASVAAVKNGKSVDTSMGFTPLEGLVMGTRSGDLDPSIVTFLMEKEGLTSEEVYTILNKKSGVLGLTDNFSSDMRDIEDKALENDPLCRLVLDIYEYRIAKYIGAYVAAMNGVDAISFTAGVGENSPITREEICENYLSYLGIKIDKEKNNVKGVERVISTPDSKVSVLIVPTNEELMIARDTKEIIEKGIKQLEY; this is encoded by the coding sequence ATGATTGTACTTGTTGTAAACAGTGGTAGTTCATCTATAAAGTATCAACTATTAAACATGGAAGATGAAACTGTGCTTTGCAAAGGCATGGCTGAAAGAATAGGTATTCCTGGAAGTAGGATTATTCACAAAAAAGCAGGTGAAAAATTCGTTATTGAAAAACCTATGGCAAACCATGATGATGCACTAAAATTTGTTCTTGAAACCTTAAAGGACGAAAAATATGGTGTAATAAATGATTTCAAAGAAATTGATGCTGTTGGTCATAGAGTTGTACACGGTGGTGAAAAATTCTCAGGTTCAGTGTTAATTGATGATGAAGTGATTAAGGCAATAGAAGAGTTTTCGTATCTCGCACCACTTCACAATCCACCAAATTTGATGGGAATCAAAGCAATAATGAGGCTCTTACCCGGTGTACCAAATGTTGGTGTATTCGATACGGCTTTCCATGCAAAAATGCCTAAAAAAGCTTACCTTTATGCTATACCTTACAAATACTACGAAAAGTATAAAATTAGAAGATATGGATTTCACGGAACAAGCCATAGATATGTATCGAGAAGAACTGCAGAAATATTAGGAATTGACTATAACAACTCTAAAATCATAACTGTTCATCTAGGGAATGGTGCATCTGTCGCAGCAGTTAAAAATGGAAAAAGTGTTGATACTTCAATGGGATTTACTCCTCTCGAAGGGCTTGTAATGGGAACAAGATCTGGAGATTTAGACCCTTCAATAGTTACTTTTTTAATGGAAAAAGAAGGTTTAACCTCTGAAGAAGTTTATACTATTCTCAATAAAAAAAGTGGTGTTTTGGGCTTAACTGATAATTTCAGCTCTGACATGCGAGATATTGAAGACAAAGCTTTAGAAAACGATCCTCTTTGTAGATTAGTATTAGATATATATGAATATCGTATTGCTAAATATATTGGCGCTTATGTTGCAGCTATGAATGGTGTGGATGCTATTTCGTTTACAGCAGGAGTCGGCGAAAATTCCCCAATTACCCGAGAAGAAATATGCGAAAACTATCTTTCTTACCTAGGTATAAAAATTGATAAAGAGAAAAACAACGTAAAAGGTGTCGAAAGAGTTATTTCCACACCTGACTCCAAAGTGTCAGTTTTAATTGTTCCAACAAATGAAGAATTAATGATTGCCAGGGATACAAAAGAGATAATCGAAAAAGGTATCAAACAACTGGAATATTAA
- the fba gene encoding class II fructose-1,6-bisphosphate aldolase, which produces MYVNTKEILEKASKNFYAIPAFNINNLEFLIAIIEGAIEKNAPVIIETSEGAIKYAGNGDIYRGANLFVKMVREYADSVKIPIALHLDHGKHLEYIAAAVKAGYSSVMIDASHEEFEKNLTITKEVVKWAHASGVSVEAELGQLSGIEDNVYAAENVLVDPEQAKIFVEETGVDFLAPAIGTSHGAFKFKGEAKLDFDRLKKVKELTNIPLVLHGASSVLKQFVDIAEEFGADFGGAKGVPAEEIKKCVELGINKVNTDTDLRIAFVAGVRKYLKENPKEFDPRKYFKEGMNYVKEVVMDRLEFLGASGKA; this is translated from the coding sequence ATGTACGTAAATACTAAAGAAATATTGGAAAAAGCCAGTAAGAATTTTTATGCTATTCCAGCTTTTAACATCAACAACCTTGAATTTTTAATTGCTATAATTGAAGGAGCTATTGAAAAAAACGCTCCAGTTATTATCGAAACCTCCGAAGGAGCAATCAAATACGCTGGAAATGGTGATATTTATCGTGGAGCAAATTTATTTGTTAAAATGGTTAGAGAATATGCTGATAGTGTAAAAATACCTATAGCTTTACATCTTGATCATGGAAAACATTTGGAATACATTGCCGCTGCAGTTAAAGCTGGATATTCTTCTGTGATGATTGATGCTTCTCATGAAGAATTTGAGAAAAATTTAACCATCACAAAGGAAGTAGTAAAGTGGGCCCACGCAAGTGGTGTTTCTGTAGAAGCTGAACTTGGACAACTTTCTGGGATTGAAGATAATGTTTACGCTGCTGAAAATGTCTTGGTTGATCCTGAACAGGCTAAAATTTTCGTCGAAGAAACTGGTGTAGACTTTCTCGCTCCCGCAATTGGGACTAGTCATGGCGCTTTTAAATTTAAGGGCGAAGCAAAACTTGATTTTGACAGATTGAAAAAAGTTAAAGAACTCACGAATATTCCTCTTGTGCTTCACGGTGCATCTAGCGTATTAAAACAATTTGTAGATATAGCCGAAGAATTTGGTGCAGACTTTGGAGGGGCAAAAGGCGTACCTGCAGAAGAAATTAAAAAATGTGTTGAATTAGGTATAAATAAGGTCAATACAGATACTGATTTAAGAATTGCATTCGTAGCTGGTGTCAGGAAATATTTAAAAGAAAACCCAAAAGAATTTGATCCTAGAAAATACTTCAAAGAAGGAATGAATTATGTAAAAGAAGTAGTTATGGATAGATTGGAATTCTTAGGAGCATCTGGAAAAGCATAA
- a CDS encoding DUF4894 domain-containing protein produces the protein MKKTYFLTVLFVLFIILNSTFFLEKKFEEPSFEKYSSATFILPYKNKLWMVNNEGKIFDLIQSISEFQKTPILKIPKDFIDEKSGTISLAILKYIPQKVPTIVYEINLEDNSFILLNNAKIFFEDIEKLAIYFENIKILYKYTESNAIYYIKDDMLIKVR, from the coding sequence ATGAAAAAAACATATTTTTTAACAGTATTGTTTGTTTTATTTATTATTTTGAATTCAACATTTTTTTTAGAGAAAAAGTTTGAGGAGCCTAGTTTTGAGAAGTATTCCTCAGCTACTTTTATTTTACCATATAAAAATAAATTATGGATGGTCAATAATGAAGGAAAAATTTTTGATTTAATCCAAAGTATTAGCGAATTTCAGAAGACTCCAATATTAAAAATTCCCAAAGATTTTATAGATGAAAAAAGTGGTACGATATCTTTAGCGATTTTAAAGTATATTCCTCAGAAGGTTCCAACGATTGTTTATGAAATAAATTTAGAAGATAATAGCTTTATTTTATTAAATAATGCTAAAATCTTTTTTGAAGATATAGAGAAATTAGCAATTTATTTTGAAAATATAAAGATTCTATATAAATATACAGAAAGTAATGCGATATATTATATAAAGGATGATATGTTGATAAAAGTGAGGTGA
- the ftsA gene encoding cell division protein FtsA, with translation MSRWSPVISIDIGNDTLKGIVINYTSDGKEILAYSAVKSKGIELGDIKDVVSLNDSMNILIENLEEQVGKILKGDFLVSSSCGNFELREIREELILSEDENNAVVNEKHLDEIKELLLREVINDNNLVYHLFTKRYILDGKKIVFNPVDMTAKKLEAVYSLIIGDTIHRSIVDYATRDTIGEADYFLSTVSAGEAILTGMEKDSGVMHVDMGYHTTVVTVYLNNAPVMLVRIPVAIRHVILDIARVLRTSIYEAERLLKIHGIAMFENIEPFKIEYKALDGRTSLETERERLARIIHARLREIFMKVRRVYRDAVLNFDEFKDLGIPGGIVLSGGGANIARITDVASDIMRCSVRVGNFIYTEDFIIEENENVLNDPMFASTLGNIVLYEKTEDYYNNPVKSRRSFSEIISNFFKKLF, from the coding sequence ATGAGCAGGTGGTCTCCAGTTATATCTATAGACATAGGAAATGATACACTGAAAGGAATTGTAATTAATTATACAAGTGATGGAAAGGAAATACTAGCATATTCTGCTGTTAAATCAAAAGGAATAGAATTAGGTGATATCAAAGATGTTGTGTCATTAAATGATTCGATGAACATATTAATTGAAAATCTTGAAGAACAAGTTGGAAAAATTTTAAAGGGAGACTTTTTAGTTTCTTCAAGTTGTGGGAATTTTGAGTTACGAGAAATTAGAGAAGAGTTAATTCTTTCAGAGGATGAAAATAATGCAGTTGTTAATGAAAAACATTTAGATGAAATAAAGGAATTATTGTTAAGAGAAGTAATAAATGACAATAACCTTGTGTATCACCTTTTCACAAAAAGGTATATTTTGGATGGAAAGAAGATAGTTTTTAACCCGGTGGATATGACAGCTAAAAAGCTTGAGGCTGTTTATTCTCTAATTATTGGTGATACTATTCATAGAAGTATTGTTGACTATGCTACAAGAGATACAATTGGTGAAGCTGATTATTTTTTGTCTACAGTTTCTGCAGGAGAAGCGATTTTAACTGGTATGGAAAAAGATAGTGGAGTAATGCATGTTGATATGGGATACCATACTACTGTGGTTACGGTTTATTTAAATAATGCACCTGTAATGTTAGTAAGAATTCCTGTTGCTATAAGACATGTGATACTTGATATAGCAAGAGTCTTGAGAACTTCTATTTATGAAGCAGAGAGGCTACTTAAAATACATGGTATAGCTATGTTTGAAAATATAGAACCTTTTAAAATAGAATATAAAGCTTTAGATGGTAGAACAAGCCTTGAAACTGAAAGAGAAAGATTAGCTAGAATCATCCATGCAAGATTAAGGGAAATATTTATGAAAGTTAGAAGAGTTTACAGAGATGCAGTTTTAAATTTTGATGAATTTAAAGATTTAGGTATTCCTGGAGGAATAGTTTTATCAGGTGGAGGAGCAAATATTGCGAGAATCACGGATGTTGCTTCTGATATAATGAGGTGTTCTGTAAGAGTTGGTAATTTTATATATACCGAAGATTTTATAATAGAAGAGAATGAAAATGTATTAAATGATCCTATGTTTGCCTCGACATTAGGAAATATAGTATTATATGAAAAAACTGAGGACTATTATAATAATCCCGTGAAAAGTCGAAGAAGTTTTTCAGAAATTATTTCTAATTTTTTCAAAAAATTGTTTTGA
- the ftsZ gene encoding cell division protein FtsZ: MGFNVRRENNVSKTMPVIKVIGVGGAGCNAVNRMVEAGIKDVIFVAVNTDVQVLEISKADEVVQIGEKLTKGLGAGGNPKVGEEAALEDKKKLEELLRGTDMLFITAGFGGGTGTGAAPVIAEIAKSLGILTVAIITTPFFFEGTPRWKAAMEGIKRIHGKVDTLIKISNNKLLEELSPEIPLVNAFAKADETLHQGIKGISELITKRGYINLDFADIESVMRGAGAAMLGIGVGKGENRAIEAARSAMESRLIEHPIENASSLILNITAPKTFKLQEMQEAAMIIRQTCSEDADMKFGVIIDEEVPEDEIRVTLIATGFEQEEDFLFSEEDIPALFKFGLEVMGDDGKKI; the protein is encoded by the coding sequence ATGGGATTTAATGTAAGACGAGAAAATAATGTTTCCAAAACAATGCCAGTTATAAAAGTAATAGGTGTAGGTGGAGCTGGGTGTAATGCTGTTAATAGGATGGTTGAGGCAGGTATAAAAGATGTTATTTTTGTTGCTGTAAACACCGATGTACAGGTTTTAGAAATTAGTAAGGCAGATGAAGTAGTTCAAATTGGTGAAAAATTAACAAAAGGTTTAGGAGCAGGAGGTAATCCGAAAGTTGGTGAAGAGGCTGCACTTGAGGACAAGAAAAAGTTAGAAGAATTACTAAGAGGAACTGATATGTTGTTTATTACAGCAGGATTTGGTGGTGGAACGGGAACAGGAGCCGCTCCTGTAATTGCAGAAATAGCAAAGAGCTTGGGAATCCTAACTGTGGCTATTATTACAACACCTTTCTTTTTCGAAGGTACTCCGAGATGGAAAGCCGCAATGGAAGGAATTAAAAGAATTCATGGAAAAGTTGATACATTAATAAAAATTAGTAATAATAAGCTTTTGGAAGAACTTTCGCCAGAGATACCTTTAGTTAACGCTTTTGCAAAAGCAGATGAAACGTTACATCAGGGTATTAAAGGAATTTCTGAATTAATAACTAAAAGGGGTTATATTAATTTAGATTTTGCAGATATTGAATCTGTAATGCGTGGTGCAGGGGCTGCAATGTTAGGTATAGGTGTGGGAAAAGGTGAAAATAGAGCAATAGAGGCTGCAAGGAGTGCAATGGAAAGTCGATTGATTGAACATCCCATTGAGAATGCTAGTTCCTTAATATTAAATATTACTGCTCCCAAAACTTTTAAATTGCAAGAAATGCAAGAAGCTGCGATGATTATCAGACAAACATGTAGTGAAGACGCAGATATGAAATTTGGAGTGATAATTGATGAAGAAGTTCCGGAAGATGAAATAAGAGTAACTTTAATAGCTACTGGATTTGAACAAGAGGAGGATTTCTTATTCTCAGAAGAGGACATTCCTGCGCTCTTTAAATTTGGCTTGGAGGTTATGGGAGATGATGGAAAAAAGATATAA